In Massilia forsythiae, one DNA window encodes the following:
- a CDS encoding choice-of-anchor Q domain-containing protein yields the protein MKKIVTFASNVHAGALLSCSAAVLLAACGGGTTDTPSATTAGMVQSAIVSEATVAADGQAAALTEESAGTGAIEQAASQPTPAAAISPTRLLASVGSAAASVSDQIAELYRTLLGREPDSAGLQYWTQQVNAGMSIDAVSNAMLNSEEYAATHAAAAATTSIYHLYVSTSGSDSNTGTQAKPFKTITKAAAAAKAGTTVHVAAGTYAGNVTTKVSGTSSNRIVFLSDTKWGAKIVGSGTEAMWTNSANYIDITGFDISGPGRLGIVNNGSNTLVSNNHIHNITVSGGCTGSGGAGVVNANYSGSNGDVIGNVVHDIGKPGGCNGVQGIYSSNKGGKIMNNVVYRVSAYGIHLWHAASDATIANNTVFANGSSGMGGGIVIGVGDSPGGVQLVNTKVLNNIVYNNPRAGIMEYCYSGQSCIGSGNSVTNNLVYGNGSSITMKVGSATATVSADPKFVSYNPAGTGDYRLQSSSPAVNKGSASSAPGTDILGVARPKGGAFDIGAYESY from the coding sequence ATGAAGAAAATCGTCACTTTTGCTTCGAATGTTCACGCCGGCGCACTGCTCTCCTGCAGCGCCGCCGTCCTGCTGGCCGCCTGCGGCGGCGGCACGACCGACACCCCGTCCGCCACCACCGCCGGGATGGTCCAGAGCGCGATCGTATCCGAAGCAACTGTTGCCGCCGACGGCCAGGCCGCGGCGTTGACGGAAGAGAGCGCCGGCACCGGCGCTATCGAGCAAGCCGCTTCGCAACCAACGCCCGCTGCCGCCATCTCCCCGACCCGCCTGCTGGCCTCGGTCGGCTCGGCGGCGGCCAGCGTCTCGGACCAGATCGCCGAACTCTACCGTACCCTGCTCGGCCGCGAGCCTGACAGCGCCGGCCTGCAGTACTGGACCCAGCAGGTAAACGCCGGCATGTCCATCGACGCCGTCTCGAACGCGATGTTGAACAGCGAGGAATACGCCGCCACCCACGCCGCGGCGGCGGCCACCACCAGCATCTACCACTTGTATGTGTCCACCAGCGGTTCCGACTCCAACACCGGTACCCAGGCCAAGCCGTTCAAGACCATCACCAAGGCCGCCGCCGCCGCCAAGGCCGGCACCACCGTGCACGTCGCCGCCGGCACCTATGCCGGCAACGTCACCACCAAGGTCAGCGGCACGTCCAGCAACCGCATCGTGTTCCTGTCCGACACCAAATGGGGCGCCAAGATCGTCGGCAGCGGCACCGAAGCCATGTGGACCAACAGCGCCAACTACATCGACATCACCGGCTTCGACATCAGCGGCCCGGGCCGCCTGGGCATCGTCAACAACGGCTCCAACACCCTGGTCTCGAACAACCACATCCACAACATCACCGTCTCCGGCGGCTGCACCGGCAGCGGCGGCGCCGGCGTGGTCAACGCCAACTACAGCGGTTCCAACGGCGACGTGATCGGCAACGTCGTGCACGACATCGGCAAGCCGGGCGGCTGCAACGGCGTGCAGGGCATCTATTCGTCCAACAAGGGCGGCAAGATCATGAACAACGTGGTCTACCGCGTCTCGGCCTACGGCATCCACCTGTGGCATGCCGCGTCCGACGCCACCATCGCCAACAACACCGTGTTCGCCAACGGTTCGTCGGGCATGGGCGGCGGCATCGTGATCGGCGTGGGCGACTCGCCCGGCGGCGTGCAACTGGTGAACACCAAGGTGCTCAACAACATCGTCTACAACAACCCGCGCGCCGGCATCATGGAATATTGCTACTCGGGCCAGAGCTGCATCGGCTCGGGCAACAGCGTGACCAACAACCTGGTCTACGGCAACGGTTCAAGCATCACGATGAAGGTCGGCAGCGCCACCGCGACCGTCAGCGCCGATCCGAAGTTCGTCAGCTACAACCCGGCCGGCACCGGCGACTACCGCCTGCAATCCAGTTCGCCGGCGGTGAACAAGGGCAGCGCCTCGTCGGCGCCGGGCACCGACATCCTGGGCGTGGCGCGGCCGAAGGGCGGCGCGTTCGACATCGGCGCCTACGAGAGCTACTGA
- a CDS encoding lipopolysaccharide biosynthesis protein yields MKSLLASLSLGRTPDARFDLSAAIGSTLLRQVVSSGLYFVALWVTTRQLGPHDNGLLVTALLLPQTLYAFLNLGLGPSHVYHMSSGTGSPRAMRRLNRRLAFGLWSAAALALALLGDGAIGRWLPGTARHTALYASLLFPMMLLAGWTSSLIQGARDYAAYNKTALTQPLVFCTGVLVLGAFHAVGVAAVLACHILSQAALWLASEVRVHGYAAPVPDPGVKLGAAVAFGLRTHLSNVITFLNYRVALYAVSLMIDPAGAGRYALAIQLAEVLWLIASAASVVVFPESAAHNRTPAALQAMVRKVALTVFKITLGAALLAAVLATPVIPWVFGRDYAEAALPFVILLPGIVAWSYMSVVANSLAGMGCQRVNIQAALLSFSLNGAGCLLAIPQYGLHGAALASTVAFSATAAYTIFLYRRIMAERIARAGADGQGTARAPGEER; encoded by the coding sequence ATGAAAAGCTTGCTGGCATCGCTTTCCCTCGGGCGCACGCCCGATGCGCGCTTCGATCTGTCGGCCGCGATCGGTTCGACGCTGCTGCGCCAGGTGGTGTCGAGCGGCCTGTATTTCGTCGCCCTGTGGGTGACCACGCGCCAGCTCGGCCCGCACGACAATGGCTTGCTGGTGACCGCGCTGCTGCTGCCGCAAACCCTGTACGCCTTCCTCAACCTGGGCCTCGGCCCCAGCCACGTGTACCACATGAGCAGCGGCACCGGCAGTCCGCGCGCCATGCGGCGCCTGAACCGGCGCCTGGCATTCGGCCTGTGGAGCGCGGCCGCGCTGGCGCTGGCGCTGCTCGGCGACGGCGCCATCGGCCGCTGGCTGCCCGGCACTGCCAGGCACACGGCGCTGTACGCGAGCCTGCTGTTCCCGATGATGCTGCTGGCCGGCTGGACCTCGTCCCTGATCCAGGGCGCGCGCGACTACGCCGCCTACAACAAGACCGCGCTGACCCAGCCGCTGGTGTTCTGCACGGGGGTGCTGGTGCTCGGCGCCTTCCACGCGGTCGGCGTGGCCGCGGTGCTGGCCTGCCACATCCTGAGCCAGGCCGCGCTGTGGCTGGCCAGCGAGGTGCGCGTGCACGGCTACGCCGCGCCGGTGCCCGATCCCGGCGTCAAGCTCGGCGCCGCGGTCGCGTTCGGGCTGCGCACCCATCTCAGCAACGTGATCACCTTTCTCAACTACCGGGTGGCGCTGTATGCGGTGAGCCTGATGATCGATCCCGCCGGCGCCGGCCGCTACGCCCTGGCGATCCAGCTGGCCGAGGTGCTGTGGCTGATCGCCAGCGCGGCCTCGGTCGTGGTGTTTCCGGAGTCGGCGGCGCACAACCGCACGCCGGCGGCGTTGCAGGCCATGGTGCGCAAGGTCGCGCTGACCGTCTTCAAGATCACCTTGGGGGCGGCGCTGCTGGCGGCCGTGCTGGCCACGCCGGTGATCCCCTGGGTGTTCGGGCGCGACTATGCGGAGGCGGCGCTGCCTTTCGTGATCCTGCTGCCCGGCATCGTCGCCTGGAGCTACATGAGCGTGGTCGCCAATTCGCTGGCCGGCATGGGCTGCCAGCGCGTCAACATCCAGGCCGCGCTGCTGTCGTTCAGCCTGAACGGCGCGGGCTGCCTGCTGGCGATCCCGCAGTACGGCCTGCATGGCGCCGCCCTGGCTTCCACGGTGGCCTTCAGCGCCACCGCCGCGTACACGATCTTCTTGTACCGCAGGATCATGGCCGAGCGCATCGCCCGGGCCGGCGCAGACGGGCAGGGGACGGCGCGGGCACCAGGGGAAGAGCGATGA
- a CDS encoding choice-of-anchor Q domain-containing protein — MRTLPCLLFCCAGFGCSTAGPARPDAAAPATLYVAPDGDDANPGTRAAPLRSVGAAAARARAGATVRVAPGTYAENVKSTAPGSAAAPIRYLSDVKWGAKIVGSGTEAVWENHGRHVEIAGFDLSGSGRAGILNFASRVRMAGNHVHDLALSGGCTGNGGGGIVNADYTASDGEISGNVVHDIGTPGACPGVHGIYLSNLRGRIDNNIVYRASAWGIHLWHAADRVVIANNTVFANGSATVGGGIVAGTGDRPGGVVLSGTRIINNIVAFNPRASIRQYCYPGQACIGAGNVVANNVVYGNGIGIEMLVGKARGTIVADPGFVAFRADGSGNYQLQRGSPALKSGIAVAAPATDIDGVRRPRGAAVDIGAYQQR, encoded by the coding sequence ATGCGCACCCTTCCCTGCCTGTTGTTCTGCTGCGCCGGATTCGGCTGTTCCACTGCCGGACCGGCCCGGCCCGACGCCGCCGCACCGGCCACGCTGTACGTGGCCCCCGACGGCGACGATGCCAATCCGGGCACGCGCGCGGCGCCGCTGCGCAGCGTCGGCGCCGCCGCCGCCAGGGCGCGCGCCGGCGCCACGGTGCGCGTCGCGCCCGGCACGTATGCCGAGAACGTCAAGTCGACCGCCCCCGGCAGCGCGGCGGCGCCGATCCGCTACCTGTCCGACGTCAAATGGGGCGCGAAGATCGTCGGCAGCGGCACCGAGGCGGTGTGGGAAAACCATGGACGCCACGTGGAAATCGCCGGTTTCGACCTCAGCGGCAGCGGGCGCGCCGGCATCCTGAATTTCGCGTCGCGGGTGCGCATGGCCGGCAACCACGTGCACGACCTGGCGCTGTCGGGCGGCTGTACCGGCAACGGCGGTGGCGGCATCGTCAATGCCGACTACACGGCGTCCGACGGCGAGATCAGCGGCAACGTGGTGCACGACATCGGCACGCCCGGCGCCTGTCCGGGCGTGCACGGCATCTACCTTTCCAACCTGCGCGGGCGCATCGACAACAACATCGTATACCGTGCCTCGGCCTGGGGCATCCACCTGTGGCATGCGGCCGACCGGGTCGTCATCGCCAACAACACGGTGTTCGCCAACGGTTCCGCTACGGTCGGGGGCGGCATCGTGGCCGGCACCGGCGACCGGCCCGGCGGCGTGGTGCTGAGCGGGACCAGGATCATCAACAACATCGTGGCCTTCAATCCGCGTGCGTCGATCAGGCAATATTGCTATCCCGGGCAGGCGTGCATCGGCGCCGGCAACGTGGTCGCCAACAATGTTGTGTATGGCAACGGCATCGGCATCGAAATGCTTGTCGGCAAGGCAAGAGGAACCATCGTGGCCGATCCCGGTTTCGTCGCCTTCCGTGCCGACGGCAGCGGCAACTACCAGTTGCAGCGCGGGTCGCCGGCCTTGAAGAGCGGCATCGCCGTGGCGGCGCCGGCAACCGATATCGACGGCGTGCGCCGTCCGCGCGGCGCGGCCGTGGACATCGGCGCCTACCAGCAGCGCTGA
- a CDS encoding glycosyltransferase, producing the protein MKPARMLMVTSLYPYGQGETFVTAELEHVARSLGRIGIVPGFYVPGTTPRPARQPVDLAYADTRWGFLRVPRMLACLLLALVHYRWAGDLASILARPRKLDNLKELVRALYRARMFEHFLGGLARRARSGAAHACGAGSDAGVDIVYFYWMVPEIAGALHFRKASGTPLRIVCRAHRGDLYEDLKPGGYAGLRRTVMAGIDDVYCISEHGARYLAECFPAASGKIHVFRLGVDDPGFLNRQPHDGPLSIVSCAFVIASKRLHLIVDAMACLLAADPALQIRWTHVGDGPLLEQVRAHAARRLGGFGARAQAVFEGYRTQAELMALYRAEAFDVIANVSDSEGIPVSLMEACAAGMPMVAADVGGNAEIVNGANGVLLPADAGAAAIAAALLRFNDRAAARAVRAAARRHWAAHFDAAANYARFGRELAGGGQAQPHAAAGAAPVLDAVGGDGPPAG; encoded by the coding sequence ATGAAGCCGGCAAGAATGCTGATGGTCACCTCGCTGTACCCTTACGGACAGGGCGAGACCTTCGTGACGGCCGAACTCGAGCATGTGGCGCGCAGCCTGGGAAGGATCGGCATCGTGCCCGGCTTTTATGTGCCCGGCACCACCCCGCGCCCGGCGCGCCAGCCCGTCGATCTCGCCTATGCCGACACCCGCTGGGGCTTCCTGCGGGTGCCGCGCATGCTGGCCTGCCTGCTGCTGGCGCTGGTCCATTACCGCTGGGCCGGCGACCTGGCCTCGATCCTGGCGCGCCCGCGCAAGCTGGACAACCTGAAGGAACTGGTGCGCGCCTTGTACCGGGCGCGCATGTTCGAGCATTTCCTGGGCGGGCTGGCGCGCCGGGCCCGCAGCGGCGCGGCGCATGCTTGCGGCGCCGGCAGCGACGCCGGCGTCGATATCGTCTATTTCTACTGGATGGTGCCGGAGATCGCCGGCGCACTGCATTTCCGCAAGGCCAGCGGCACCCCCTTGCGCATCGTCTGCCGCGCCCATCGCGGCGATCTCTACGAAGACCTCAAGCCGGGCGGCTACGCCGGACTGCGGCGCACCGTCATGGCCGGCATCGACGACGTCTACTGCATTTCCGAGCACGGCGCGCGCTACCTGGCCGAGTGCTTTCCGGCGGCGTCCGGCAAGATCCATGTGTTCCGGCTGGGCGTCGACGACCCCGGCTTCCTCAACCGCCAGCCGCACGACGGCCCCTTGTCGATTGTCTCCTGCGCCTTCGTCATCGCCAGCAAGCGCCTGCACCTGATCGTCGACGCCATGGCCTGCCTGCTGGCGGCCGATCCGGCGCTGCAGATACGCTGGACCCATGTCGGCGACGGCCCCTTGCTGGAACAGGTGCGCGCCCATGCGGCCAGGCGCCTGGGCGGCTTCGGCGCGCGCGCACAGGCCGTGTTCGAGGGCTACCGCACGCAGGCCGAACTGATGGCGTTGTACCGCGCAGAAGCATTCGACGTCATCGCCAACGTGAGCGACAGCGAAGGCATCCCGGTCAGCCTGATGGAGGCGTGCGCCGCGGGCATGCCGATGGTCGCTGCCGACGTCGGCGGCAATGCCGAGATCGTCAACGGCGCCAACGGCGTGCTGCTGCCCGCCGACGCCGGCGCCGCGGCCATCGCGGCGGCGCTGCTGCGTTTCAACGACCGCGCCGCGGCGCGCGCCGTGCGGGCGGCGGCGCGCCGTCATTGGGCCGCCCATTTCGACGCCGCCGCCAACTACGCGCGCTTCGGCCGCGAACTGGCCGGCGGCGGCCAGGCGCAGCCGCATGCAGCGGCCGGCGCGGCGCCCGTGCTGGATGCGGTCGGCGGCGATGGGCCGCCGGCCGGCTGA